GATGGTAACAAATATACCTGCAAGAACACCCATAATTGGATTTGTTGTAAATTTATCTAGAACATCCCGAAGTTGGTCACCTGCTGATTTTTGCAGGCCGTCTCCCATGAATTTAATACCAAATAAGAAAATTCCCAGACCGCCAACAAATTCAAATATCATTTTCTGTATATCTAAATCCAACCTATTTCAACCCCCAGCATCTTTAATCGACAACATAATCCATTTCTAGAACCTCCCCAATTATTATCGAATTGTGGATTACATGTAAAGGTTTTTAGCCATATTTTCTTAAATATTTACAATTTCTTAATATTAATTTAGACACTGTACCTTTAGCCTTGTTTCTTTCTGCTGGGATGTATAAAATGAAAGCTGGATTATAATGAAGGAAGTGTAATAAATGAACATTTTTAAACAGTTTGCTAAAAGTTTATACTCTCCAAAGTCGATTTCCATGTTTAGATTTCAAGGAATAGGCAAAACCATTCTTTATGTGTTTTTACTAACCCTTCTTGCGACTCTCCCCATGGCGGTCTACATGTCTACCGGCATTTCAGGGCTGTTGAAAGGATTGGATTCTACCCTGCAGGAAGACCTTCCTGACTTTAAAATAGAGGAAGGCACCCTAATTGCAGAAACAGCAGAACCGCTTGAATTTAAAAAAGATGATTTATTTATTGTTTTCGATCCAACTGGGGCCTTTACAGCAAGCGAGATTGAAAATAAGCAAAACGGAATTGGCCTTCTAAAAAATGAATTTGTTTATGCAGTTGCGGGCCAAGCTCAAAGCTATGATTATTCCATGCTGAATACTATGACTTTAACAAAAGAAGACTTATCCCAGTACTCCTCTCAATTTGAAAATGTACTTCCAATTGTTTTGAGTGTTGTCATTGTCATGCTGTTCCTATTTACAGCAGCTTCTAAATTTATTGAAATTACTTTTTTAGCTATAGTCAG
The window above is part of the Metabacillus dongyingensis genome. Proteins encoded here:
- a CDS encoding DUF1189 domain-containing protein encodes the protein MNIFKQFAKSLYSPKSISMFRFQGIGKTILYVFLLTLLATLPMAVYMSTGISGLLKGLDSTLQEDLPDFKIEEGTLIAETAEPLEFKKDDLFIVFDPTGAFTASEIENKQNGIGLLKNEFVYAVAGQAQSYDYSMLNTMTLTKEDLSQYSSQFENVLPIVLSVVIVMLFLFTAASKFIEITFLAIVSILFKNSLKRNVNFKQLWVMSAYAVTLATVFFFIMEFLQVSVPSGIFVNWFVNLIMLYLALKEIPAARKK